ataaaaatcataGAAATCAATtaagtaataaaataataaaataactaaaagtattaataatattataaaaatattttgttcATGATAACTTTGCtttaatatgtataataataagATAATAATAATATAGATAATAGAGATAGGTATTTAAAAGAATCACTGAAAAGTAGTATAAGGCTATAATATCGGGTGTTCAATTGGAATTCCTTCATCAGGATTTCATAACTATCCGCTAAAATCTAGGTTAATATATACGAAAATATTTgatcaaccaactatataaattCATCTATTAATAAGTAGTTTACAATTTATGCAATCTGTCTCTAGATATCAACCTACGTTTAATAACTTCTGCCGCTAGATATCAACCTCGAGAGATTTACTGACGAAAGATTATGGCCATATCAGCGTCTTCATACAAGATTATACTTCCAGATTCCCAACAGATTATAATGGTGAACGCGCAACCAGGTGAACGTGTAGATAACCTATTGATTGTCAATCTCTCTCCGACTCAAGTAGCAATGATTCAATACTACGAAGACATCCAATCCGTGTTGTTTGATGATGGTGGGCCTGCTTATACAACTCATTTGATGGAACTCGTAACGAATAATGAATCAGTAACCAGTGTTATATCCTTGGATGGATCTCAAGTGGTGGATCCAGAAACGTGTGTAATGATTACTAGTTATATAATGGATTATCATGAGTCTCTTCATGCCAATGACTTGTCCGAAGAAACGGTTGAGCAGGAACATTCGATCAAGATTGGTAGAAACGGTGATGAGGAGAAAGAAGAAGAGGACGTTTGTGCGATTTGTCTGCAAGAATTCGAGATGGGTGAGAGGTGTACCACACTCGAATGCAAACATGGGTATCATCAAGAATGCATTGAGAAATGGTTGGAGCAGAAGAACGATTGTCCGATTTGTAGGGCTAAAGTAGGGGCGGACCTGTAGTGTAAACGGGtgtagcccgggctacggctcaagtttttaccagtagtgtaaaaaaaaaattttttttccgatttttatacataggacacccctgaacaagtacgaggacacccctaaaaaattttgggatacccctgagttgaaggtctagttccgccactggcgCTAAAGTATTCCCTGTTTTGAGTAACACTTGTTTGTACTATAGGGTGGGTTCTTGATTCAAAAACTACAATACTAGTTTTGGTGCAAATTTGCAGGGCTACAGTGTCTTATTAAAAGATTTATTGGTTAAAATTTTGTGTTTATTAACTGCTTAGAATTCAATACTATTTTTTGTTTTCGTATTTTGGTTAATCTCAACTAATTAACTGAAAttggatttttattattaattaatgaaagaaagtttattgATATGGTAGTATGAAGTTTAGGGAAACGCGAGTGTAGTTTTAAATTAAAGGCAGCAAAATTGCCTAATCAACATCATAGAAGTGTTTTTCTACCATGTAATGGATGTTCATGCATGCATGTTAATATTCTAGTAACTTTGGGTCAAAGATTAACCGTAAAAGAAATTTGTAAACAAACTAGTTTTATGCGCAGCGCCGCGTTACGACGCACTCAACCAAATCATTCTTGGCTAAACCGGATCAATCATTCTTAGTGTGTACGCTTTACATCACAACTCATAACACGATGATGCTAAACTTAATCATTCTTGGTGTGTACGTTTGACATCACAACTCATAACACGATCATGCTAAACCAAATCATTCTTGGTGTAATCACATGATATGTCGCCAATAATACTCTACGACTATCTTAATTACTATGAACACTTCAGTTCTTGAATGTATGTTCCTGGTCATGTTATTCCTTTCTTCTTGGCAGTTCCTGGAGTTCCACATCTATACTTTATGACCTAGAATTTTCATAAACCAACTAtattaatataacaaaaaataTGTTCGACATCACGTGTTTTTTGTCTAAAGCATACAGTTATAAAATCGGATGATAAAGACCTTTGTAAAGGCAAAACTTTAATGAAAGGGAATATAGCATACCACAGAAAGTTTTCAAATTATCTTGGTCAATCACTGCCTCGCCAGAACCCGCAAACTCACCATCATACCGCCCGATGACCATCCCTCCTCTTCTGTCGATTTTAGTAAAGTAATCGGCTCGGTAACAATATGATTATCAACAATCACCCCCTCATAAGTGTAAATCATACCTTAATGTCTTTTCAGGACATGTAACTCTAGTAAAAGCTCTTTTCTATCTTATGCAATATCCATATACTTTTTCGTTACATTGAAAGAACAACACTCTTCTAAAGTTCATGATCAACTACCAAAGACTTTTCTTACTATAAACACATTATACAATAATGCTTTACTCGAGTATCATCAACTACTTAGGTTTGCATATACATATAACCTtctaatataatatatttttgattGAAGCACAGTTACTTTTCAAGACTCTTTGTAGATTTCACATGAAATCGTTTAAAAGAATTATAGAAAAAAAATTATGGATACTTTATTCTTTTACTTTATGTGGAAATCAAGGTGCCATTATAACAATACACCTAAGAAGAAAATAAGGATCAGAAGCATGGAATCTTCAAATCAATAAAAGCAAGAAGAAAATAAGGAAGTTAAAGTTACCTAAAAACTTGGCAAGAAGTATCCATTGAATGACACAGCGAAAACAACCTTCCCTGTTGTCAAGGAAAAAAACACTAATTAAATTTCACATATCTTAGATCTGTAAGTTGCTTCATCGAAACAtaagtcaaaatcaaaacacaaacTTGACAAACCAACTTATCAATCCATTCTTGGTGTTAGGGCAGTGGTAAGTGGATTCGGTGTTTTTGTGTATTCTCATTTGTCTAAGAACTTGTTTAAAGGACAATTTAGTTCTCATGAGAGTATGAGACATCCTAATTCCCTAACAAAAACGTGCACGT
This genomic stretch from Helianthus annuus cultivar XRQ/B chromosome 8, HanXRQr2.0-SUNRISE, whole genome shotgun sequence harbors:
- the LOC110869992 gene encoding RING finger protein 24, which encodes MAISASSYKIILPDSQQIIMVNAQPGERVDNLLIVNLSPTQVAMIQYYEDIQSVLFDDGGPAYTTHLMELVTNNESVTSVISLDGSQVVDPETCVMITSYIMDYHESLHANDLSEETVEQEHSIKIGRNGDEEKEEEDVCAICLQEFEMGERCTTLECKHGYHQECIEKWLEQKNDCPICRAKVGADL